The Echinicola rosea genome has a segment encoding these proteins:
- a CDS encoding (Fe-S)-binding protein, with translation MSNYKVPTMAEMAASGESPEILFWVGCAGSFDDRYKAVTQAFVKILNKVGVSFAVLGPEETCTGDPARRAGNEFLFQMQAVANIQVLNGYNIKKVVTACPHCFNTIKNEYPALGGTYEVIHHSQFLQSLINDGKIVMKGGGEFKGKKITFHDSCYLGRANNVYEAPREIIKALDVELVEMKRCRTKGLCCGAGGAQMFKEPEPGNKDVNVERTEEALGTGASAIAVGCPFCLTMMADGVKNKEKENEVKVVDLAELIAKDQGLE, from the coding sequence ATGTCAAATTACAAAGTACCCACCATGGCCGAAATGGCAGCCTCCGGCGAATCACCGGAAATCCTTTTTTGGGTGGGCTGCGCAGGGTCATTCGATGATCGATACAAAGCCGTCACCCAAGCTTTTGTAAAGATCCTAAACAAAGTAGGTGTCAGTTTTGCCGTGTTGGGACCAGAAGAAACGTGTACTGGAGATCCGGCCAGACGGGCTGGAAATGAATTCCTTTTCCAAATGCAAGCCGTGGCCAATATCCAAGTACTGAACGGCTACAATATCAAAAAAGTGGTAACGGCCTGTCCCCACTGCTTTAACACCATCAAAAATGAATACCCTGCTCTGGGAGGAACCTACGAAGTCATCCATCATAGCCAGTTCCTCCAGTCCTTGATCAACGACGGAAAGATCGTCATGAAAGGCGGCGGAGAGTTTAAGGGCAAAAAAATCACCTTTCACGACTCCTGCTACTTGGGCAGGGCAAATAACGTTTACGAAGCACCCAGGGAAATCATCAAGGCACTTGATGTGGAGTTGGTAGAGATGAAGCGGTGTCGCACCAAGGGGCTTTGCTGTGGTGCAGGTGGCGCCCAGATGTTCAAGGAGCCTGAACCTGGCAATAAAGATGTCAATGTGGAGCGCACCGAAGAAGCACTTGGCACTGGTGCATCTGCCATTGCCGTAGGCTGTCCATTCTGCCTGACCATGATGGCCGATGGTGTCAAGAACAAAGAAAAAGAAAATGAAGTAAAGGTCGTTGACCTGGCAGAGCTTATCGCCAAGGACCAAGGATTGGAGTAA
- a CDS encoding neutral/alkaline non-lysosomal ceramidase N-terminal domain-containing protein, with translation MRKFLKILAWTTGLFLLLAIALLTTVDWTDPKEQDYYKKTVQAVSKLQLTPSAGDAWLAGWAQVNVTPDQPVDLVGYKPRGAYDFVLDSSFVRAIVVGNGDQRVAFLNYELLIVHPTLAKTVEKAIKNAALPVDLVYFTGTHTHSGMGGYMPGIMGKIAFGGYDEKVVNLLAEKSAQAVNKALKSQDTVAVTYQKYSAPQFVGNRFIPNGPIDPFIRQLVFTKKDGTKGTFFTYTAHATCLNSKFMGLSGDYPFYLTQDMLNDYAFSMFAAGTVGSHQPLAPGREPKDTKAYAHQLDSLMEQPATFQNTVKRNILRLGTLKPELPEATYRISDNIRLRPWVFNSLFGDTNTHFDMVQIGNTLLVSSSGEISGMFYENWETLANQKGLNLIITSFNGGYMGYIVPDQYYHRSYFEARDMNWFGPYSGSYYDMIITKLIQAAD, from the coding sequence ATGCGAAAATTCCTTAAAATATTGGCCTGGACGACAGGCCTTTTCCTTTTGCTGGCCATTGCGCTGCTTACGACAGTGGACTGGACAGACCCTAAGGAGCAAGATTATTATAAAAAGACGGTACAGGCTGTTTCGAAACTCCAGCTCACCCCTTCTGCTGGCGATGCATGGCTAGCGGGATGGGCGCAAGTCAATGTTACCCCTGATCAACCCGTGGACCTGGTAGGTTACAAACCCAGAGGAGCCTATGATTTTGTCTTGGACAGTAGCTTCGTCAGAGCCATCGTAGTCGGCAATGGAGATCAGCGGGTTGCTTTTTTAAACTATGAACTGCTCATCGTCCATCCGACTTTGGCCAAAACCGTGGAAAAGGCCATCAAGAATGCTGCTCTTCCGGTGGATTTGGTCTATTTTACAGGCACTCACACCCATAGCGGAATGGGCGGCTATATGCCTGGAATCATGGGGAAGATTGCCTTTGGAGGATATGATGAGAAGGTCGTTAACCTCCTTGCTGAAAAGTCGGCTCAAGCAGTAAACAAGGCCCTGAAGTCACAGGACACGGTAGCTGTCACTTACCAAAAATACAGCGCTCCCCAATTCGTAGGCAACAGGTTTATCCCAAATGGACCTATTGATCCATTTATCCGCCAACTGGTCTTCACCAAAAAAGATGGCACAAAAGGCACCTTCTTTACTTACACAGCCCACGCCACCTGCCTCAATAGCAAGTTTATGGGCCTTTCAGGCGACTACCCCTTTTACCTGACCCAGGATATGCTGAATGATTATGCCTTTTCAATGTTTGCTGCCGGAACAGTGGGAAGCCATCAGCCTTTGGCACCTGGAAGGGAGCCCAAAGACACTAAAGCTTATGCGCATCAATTGGACAGCCTAATGGAGCAGCCTGCTACTTTCCAAAATACTGTCAAGCGCAATATTCTTCGTTTGGGCACACTGAAACCAGAGCTTCCAGAAGCTACCTATCGAATATCGGATAACATCCGACTCCGTCCATGGGTTTTTAACAGCCTTTTTGGTGATACGAATACACACTTCGATATGGTACAAATTGGCAACACATTGCTGGTGTCCTCCAGTGGTGAAATATCGGGGATGTTTTATGAAAATTGGGAAACGCTGGCCAATCAAAAAGGCCTAAACCTGATCATCACTTCTTTCAATGGTGGCTACATGGGGTATATTGTTCCCGATCAATATTACCATCGTTCCTATTTTGAGGCAAGGGATATGAACTGGTTTGGCCCATACAGTGGTTCATACTATGACATGATCATCACCAAGCTTATTCAGGCTGCGGATTAA
- a CDS encoding 4Fe-4S dicluster domain-containing protein, with protein MSILPQVIFFLIFAATGYVLYRRISFLKRNIMLGKKEERNDQPADRWKTMLLVAFGQQKMFKRWLPAFLHFLVYAGFIIINLEVAEFIIDGFTGHHRIFAPFLGGFYTFAMNAFEFLAVAVLVACVVFLIRRNITKVPRLSMKELKGWPAMDANLILIIEICLMMAILKMNAADQILASRGVEHYTQLGTLFFSSLLTPILEGFSTPFLVFTERAAWWFHIVGILGFAIYVTYSKHLHIFLAFPNTWYTRLKPKGEMANMPEVTNEVNMMLGIPTEGSNEPPAEIGRFGAKDINDLSWINLMNAYSCTECGRCTAECPANLTGKKLSPRKIMMDVRDRAEEVGKSLDAGGKGLEDGKSLLGDYTTAEEINACTSCNACVEACPVNIDPLSIILQMRRYVAMEESGSPAQWNAMFQNMETSFSPWKFAPTDRFNWADSVKDEEMK; from the coding sequence ATGAGTATTTTACCTCAGGTAATTTTTTTCTTGATTTTTGCAGCGACAGGATATGTGCTTTACAGAAGGATTTCCTTTCTGAAGCGAAATATTATGTTGGGCAAAAAGGAAGAAAGAAATGATCAGCCTGCAGACAGATGGAAGACCATGCTTTTGGTCGCTTTTGGTCAGCAAAAGATGTTCAAGCGGTGGCTACCGGCATTTCTCCACTTTCTGGTGTATGCTGGATTTATCATCATCAATTTAGAAGTCGCGGAATTTATCATAGACGGATTTACAGGCCATCACCGCATCTTTGCACCGTTTCTAGGGGGCTTCTATACCTTTGCCATGAATGCATTTGAATTTCTAGCAGTCGCTGTGTTGGTAGCTTGTGTGGTCTTTTTGATCAGAAGAAACATCACCAAAGTACCCCGGCTGTCCATGAAAGAACTCAAAGGCTGGCCAGCCATGGACGCCAATTTGATCCTGATCATTGAAATCTGCCTCATGATGGCCATTCTCAAGATGAATGCTGCGGACCAGATCTTGGCTTCCAGAGGCGTGGAACATTACACTCAGCTGGGAACGCTTTTCTTCAGCAGTTTATTAACACCGATATTGGAAGGCTTCAGCACCCCGTTTCTAGTGTTTACTGAACGGGCAGCCTGGTGGTTTCACATTGTCGGGATCTTGGGATTTGCCATATATGTGACCTACTCCAAGCACCTGCATATTTTCTTGGCTTTTCCTAACACTTGGTACACGAGGCTAAAACCAAAAGGAGAAATGGCCAATATGCCTGAAGTCACCAATGAAGTGAACATGATGCTGGGCATCCCCACGGAAGGCAGCAATGAGCCACCTGCCGAAATAGGCCGCTTCGGGGCCAAGGACATCAATGACCTCAGCTGGATCAACCTCATGAACGCATACTCCTGCACGGAATGTGGACGGTGCACCGCCGAATGCCCTGCAAATCTTACGGGCAAGAAACTTTCTCCAAGAAAAATAATGATGGATGTCAGGGATAGGGCAGAAGAAGTAGGGAAAAGCCTAGACGCCGGTGGCAAAGGCCTGGAAGATGGCAAAAGTCTCTTGGGCGACTACACCACTGCGGAAGAAATCAACGCCTGCACCAGCTGTAATGCCTGTGTGGAAGCATGCCCGGTTAACATCGACCCATTATCGATCATTCTGCAAATGCGACGCTATGTGGCGATGGAGGAAAGTGGCTCTCCTGCCCAATGGAATGCCATGTTCCAAAACATGGAAACCAGCTTCTCGCCTTGGAAGTTTGCCCCTACAGATCGCTTCAATTGGGCTGACTCGGTTAAAGATGAAGAAATGAAGTAA
- a CDS encoding AIR synthase related protein: MDERYMQRGVSASKEDVHNAISNLDKGLYPKAFCKIVEDTLGNDPNYCNVMHADGAGTKSSLAYLYWKETGDLSVWKGIAQDAIIMNIDDLLCVGAVNNILVSSTIGRNKNLIPGEVISAIINGTEEVLQMLRDNGVNAVLTGGETADVGDLVRTVIVDSTVTCRMRRDEVISNDNIKPGDVIVGLASHGQAKYEDSYNGGMGSNGLTSARHDVFNKVLKTKYPESFDPSVPDDLVYTGKYNLTDPAPDTPVNVGKLVLSPTRTYAPIMVEALKYLRPQIHGLVHCSGGAQTKVLHFVDNVHVVKDNLFDTPPLFKIIQEESGTDWKEMYKVFNMGHRMEVYLEEKYAEEIIDIAEFHGVDAQIIGRVEPYDSKKVTIKSEHGTFEY, encoded by the coding sequence ATGGACGAAAGATACATGCAACGGGGCGTATCAGCCTCAAAGGAAGACGTACACAATGCCATATCCAATTTGGACAAAGGGCTATATCCAAAGGCTTTTTGTAAAATTGTGGAAGACACCCTTGGCAATGATCCAAACTACTGTAACGTCATGCATGCCGATGGTGCCGGCACCAAGTCTTCTCTCGCGTATCTTTATTGGAAAGAAACCGGTGACCTGAGCGTCTGGAAGGGCATTGCCCAAGACGCCATCATCATGAATATAGATGATTTGCTCTGTGTGGGTGCAGTGAACAACATCCTCGTGTCCTCCACCATCGGGAGGAATAAAAACCTGATCCCTGGGGAAGTGATTTCTGCCATCATTAATGGCACAGAGGAAGTCCTCCAAATGCTCCGTGACAATGGCGTAAACGCAGTCCTCACCGGTGGCGAAACCGCCGATGTGGGCGACTTGGTGAGAACAGTCATTGTGGACAGCACTGTCACCTGTCGCATGCGCAGAGACGAAGTCATCTCCAATGACAATATCAAGCCAGGAGATGTTATCGTCGGTTTGGCATCCCATGGTCAGGCCAAATACGAAGACAGCTATAATGGCGGTATGGGCAGCAATGGCCTCACCTCCGCCCGACATGATGTGTTTAACAAAGTCCTGAAAACCAAATACCCAGAGAGTTTTGACCCATCAGTGCCGGACGATTTGGTATATACAGGGAAATACAATCTTACCGACCCGGCTCCTGATACCCCGGTAAATGTGGGCAAACTGGTCCTTTCTCCTACACGGACATATGCCCCGATCATGGTGGAAGCCCTCAAGTATCTCCGTCCGCAAATCCACGGATTGGTTCATTGCAGTGGGGGAGCCCAGACCAAAGTGCTCCACTTCGTAGACAATGTACACGTAGTAAAGGATAATCTTTTCGATACTCCTCCATTGTTTAAGATCATTCAAGAGGAAAGTGGTACCGACTGGAAAGAAATGTACAAGGTATTTAACATGGGTCATCGAATGGAGGTCTATCTGGAAGAAAAGTACGCGGAAGAGATCATTGACATCGCTGAATTTCACGGAGTAGATGCACAGATCATTGGTCGTGTGGAACCTTATGATAGCAAAAAAGTCACCATCAAAAGTGAACACGGTACATTTGAGTATTGA
- a CDS encoding acyl-CoA dehydrogenase family protein, giving the protein MKNLLQSFSSIKSLIKNIDFAKLNQLSQKVDLNEMVGIVSQMSESDLAKMMKMMKSGGKKRELPPVNGDFYELEKTLAPHEQEIVAKVRDFMEKEVRPIANEYWNKGHFPMHIIPKMAELGIAGLTYKGYGCPGHSALLEGFLAMEMARVDTSISTFFGVQSGLAMGSIYVCGSEEQKQEWLPKMQKMDVIGAFGLTEPKVGSGVAGGLTTTCKREGDEWVINGQKKWIGNATFSDITVIWARDLDDQQVKGFIVRKDNPGFHPEKIENKMALRTVQNALITMKDCRVPESDRLQNANSFKDTSEILRLTRAGVAWQAVGCGRGAYEAALRYTNERKQFGRPIAGFQLVQDLLVTMLGDLTAMQTMVYRLSKMQDAGELKDEHASLAKVFCTLRMRTIVDHSRELFGGNGILLEYDIARFVADAEAIYSYEGTKEINSLIVGRAITGHSAFV; this is encoded by the coding sequence ATGAAAAATTTACTGCAGTCCTTTTCCAGTATAAAATCCCTGATCAAGAACATCGATTTTGCGAAGCTCAACCAGCTTTCCCAAAAAGTGGACCTCAATGAGATGGTGGGAATTGTCTCTCAAATGAGCGAATCGGACTTGGCCAAGATGATGAAAATGATGAAAAGTGGTGGCAAGAAACGTGAGTTGCCACCGGTAAATGGGGATTTTTATGAATTGGAAAAAACCTTGGCTCCCCACGAGCAAGAAATCGTGGCGAAGGTCCGTGACTTTATGGAAAAAGAGGTTCGTCCTATTGCCAATGAGTATTGGAACAAGGGACATTTTCCGATGCATATCATTCCCAAAATGGCCGAGTTGGGCATCGCTGGGTTGACATACAAAGGCTACGGCTGTCCGGGCCATTCTGCACTATTGGAAGGCTTCCTAGCCATGGAAATGGCTCGGGTGGACACGTCTATCTCGACCTTTTTTGGCGTACAATCGGGCTTGGCCATGGGCTCTATCTATGTCTGTGGCTCGGAAGAACAAAAGCAAGAATGGCTTCCAAAAATGCAAAAAATGGATGTCATCGGGGCTTTTGGATTGACGGAGCCAAAAGTAGGATCGGGCGTGGCCGGTGGCTTGACGACCACCTGCAAGCGAGAAGGTGACGAATGGGTCATCAATGGCCAGAAAAAGTGGATCGGCAATGCCACGTTTTCGGATATCACTGTCATCTGGGCCAGGGACTTGGACGACCAGCAGGTCAAAGGGTTTATTGTCCGAAAGGACAATCCAGGCTTTCACCCGGAAAAGATCGAAAATAAAATGGCACTGCGAACCGTTCAAAATGCGCTTATCACGATGAAAGACTGCCGCGTGCCGGAAAGTGACCGCCTCCAAAACGCCAACTCCTTCAAGGATACTTCCGAAATCCTGCGGCTTACCCGTGCAGGTGTGGCTTGGCAAGCTGTGGGCTGCGGGCGAGGTGCTTATGAAGCAGCCCTCAGATACACCAATGAACGGAAACAATTTGGAAGGCCCATTGCTGGATTCCAGCTGGTGCAGGACTTGCTAGTTACCATGCTTGGAGATCTTACCGCCATGCAGACCATGGTCTATCGACTCTCCAAAATGCAGGATGCCGGAGAACTCAAGGACGAACATGCCTCACTCGCAAAGGTGTTCTGTACGCTTCGAATGCGCACCATCGTGGACCACTCGCGGGAGCTGTTTGGCGGCAATGGTATTCTCTTGGAATACGACATCGCCCGCTTTGTAGCGGATGCTGAAGCCATCTATTCCTATGAAGGCACCAAGGAAATCAATTCCCTCATCGTGGG
- a CDS encoding DUF4252 domain-containing protein, with protein sequence MKKWISIMVLVMMAFAAQAQDDAIVKFFSKHMENEEFSRVYISPKMMQMAGGFLKSSAKDSDDEDAQEMGELISKVKGIRILSGEKVDGKALYDEAMGTLAHNKYEDLMDVQDKESSLKFMVREENGKVVELLMISGSNNEFTLLSMLGNFTYQDLNILAEKTDLPGMNEYSSGKKKDK encoded by the coding sequence ATGAAAAAATGGATAAGCATAATGGTTTTGGTGATGATGGCTTTCGCCGCACAGGCGCAGGATGATGCCATTGTAAAATTCTTCTCCAAACACATGGAGAACGAGGAATTCAGCCGGGTTTACATCAGTCCAAAGATGATGCAGATGGCAGGAGGTTTCCTGAAATCCTCAGCAAAGGACAGTGATGACGAAGACGCACAGGAAATGGGTGAGCTGATCTCAAAGGTGAAGGGGATTCGGATCCTCAGTGGAGAAAAAGTAGATGGCAAAGCCCTTTACGACGAGGCAATGGGGACGCTGGCGCACAATAAGTACGAGGATCTTATGGATGTCCAAGACAAGGAAAGTAGCCTGAAATTTATGGTTCGAGAAGAGAACGGCAAGGTAGTGGAACTGCTGATGATCTCGGGCTCTAATAATGAATTCACCTTGCTGAGCATGCTGGGAAATTTCACTTATCAGGACTTAAATATACTGGCGGAGAAAACTGACTTACCGGGAATGAACGAATACAGTTCGGGCAAGAAAAAAGATAAATAG
- a CDS encoding RNA polymerase sigma factor produces MKTFFEAYIWTLRSKLYRMAYLWLKNRDEAEDAVQEALEKAWQQRQALQKMDNPTGWMVKVVKNQSLQKLREKQKWVVIESEEDIPELPLPESEDISPAVRMVFRFLKALPEKQQEVFQLREVEGLTYEEIAEFMDISMEQVKVNMFRARKKLQEFLSNQRK; encoded by the coding sequence ATGAAGACATTTTTTGAAGCATATATCTGGACCTTGCGCAGCAAGCTATACCGCATGGCCTATCTCTGGTTAAAGAACCGGGATGAGGCCGAGGATGCGGTGCAAGAAGCTTTGGAGAAAGCATGGCAACAGCGACAGGCACTTCAAAAAATGGACAATCCCACTGGGTGGATGGTCAAGGTGGTCAAGAACCAAAGCCTTCAAAAGCTAAGGGAAAAGCAAAAATGGGTGGTAATTGAGTCAGAAGAGGACATTCCTGAACTGCCCTTGCCTGAGTCAGAAGACATATCGCCGGCGGTAAGGATGGTTTTCCGGTTTTTGAAGGCACTTCCCGAAAAGCAGCAGGAGGTTTTCCAGCTCAGGGAAGTGGAGGGTTTGACTTATGAAGAGATTGCAGAATTTATGGATATCTCCATGGAGCAAGTAAAGGTCAATATGTTCAGGGCCAGGAAAAAACTCCAAGAGTTTTTATCAAATCAACGGAAATGA
- a CDS encoding class I SAM-dependent methyltransferase: MKKNLYDKVAFFYDRLAMAVLGKAHRESKYAFLEMVETGEVVLYIGGGTGDNLPMLANRVGHQGKIFFVEASQKMMQKAKNQLTPNQVDRVFFLHQTDFDLLPSQQFDWVITQYLLDVLDDRQIDSLFKAINKRIKPSARWILVDFFDRPSMRWLQWMMIWFFRFVTANPRKNLPRYHQFFQKHGWQQLEEKVYKAGWMKAVVFRKSSRQ; the protein is encoded by the coding sequence ATGAAAAAGAACCTGTACGACAAGGTGGCATTTTTTTATGACCGACTGGCGATGGCTGTACTGGGAAAAGCCCATAGGGAAAGTAAATATGCGTTTTTGGAAATGGTGGAGACGGGGGAGGTGGTACTGTACATTGGAGGTGGTACTGGTGATAATCTCCCGATGCTGGCCAATAGGGTCGGCCACCAAGGGAAAATCTTTTTTGTGGAAGCTTCCCAAAAAATGATGCAGAAGGCCAAAAACCAGCTGACACCAAATCAAGTGGATCGGGTATTTTTTTTGCATCAAACAGATTTTGACCTGTTGCCCTCCCAGCAATTTGATTGGGTAATCACCCAGTACTTGTTGGATGTTTTGGATGATAGGCAGATTGACAGCTTGTTTAAGGCTATCAATAAAAGGATTAAACCTTCTGCTCGATGGATTCTGGTGGATTTTTTTGACCGACCATCCATGCGCTGGCTCCAGTGGATGATGATTTGGTTTTTTAGGTTTGTCACGGCAAATCCACGAAAGAACTTGCCCCGCTATCATCAATTTTTCCAAAAACACGGCTGGCAGCAATTGGAGGAAAAGGTTTATAAAGCGGGATGGATGAAGGCTGTCGTATTCCGGAAGTCAAGCCGGCAGTAG
- a CDS encoding DUF4252 domain-containing protein: protein MKRILIVLALMGMGVMTQAQSKSVDALFEKYQEDEDFFHLDLAGSFFDFADGLDFDFDEDGMKTIAKSVDRMKFFKLPVGRDIAKADFKDLQKGLRKERYDLMMELAEKDNQVIIYSKGGDILSDLVLMIGGDDDDDFMVIELEGEFESKAIAQAMP from the coding sequence ATGAAGCGGATTTTAATAGTATTGGCGTTGATGGGAATGGGTGTCATGACTCAGGCCCAGAGTAAAAGTGTAGATGCCCTTTTCGAAAAATACCAGGAGGACGAGGATTTCTTTCACCTGGATTTGGCAGGAAGTTTCTTTGATTTTGCCGATGGGCTTGATTTTGACTTTGATGAGGATGGGATGAAGACCATAGCCAAGTCGGTGGACAGAATGAAATTCTTTAAACTGCCAGTGGGGAGGGATATTGCGAAAGCGGATTTTAAAGACTTGCAGAAGGGGTTACGGAAGGAAAGGTATGATTTGATGATGGAGCTAGCTGAAAAGGACAATCAGGTGATCATTTATAGCAAAGGAGGGGATATTCTAAGTGACCTTGTGCTGATGATAGGAGGTGATGACGATGATGATTTTATGGTCATAGAGCTGGAAGGTGAATTTGAGAGCAAGGCGATAGCGCAAGCGATGCCATAA
- a CDS encoding OmpA family protein: MMKNCFLSSLFIFLFLVGCTSLQQKGEKQFAAGEYQMAIGTFSKVLADNPDDSEANYYVAESYRLSNRIEDALPYYDKLLEEEGSFDNYMKKAKSLRDQGEYADAAEAYQEAKSHTTSDSLLALAALGEENMAKIESITDYWPYHELQNYELLNTPGIDYAPVVSDDFLYFTSSRRASGVYPATGQGYTKLYRARANGVKVDVQNVQALPEFRNEENLNQGAIAISPDGNTIIYARGNSLSKKDLPEVNLFVSYFRGAGFTDPIWMPVNENETYWNSTPAFSVDGEVLYFASNRPGGYGGIDLYKATKLANGDFGNPQNLGPEINTPGNEMFPRPMGEQLFFASDGHPGFGKLDLFVAEAKDGKTTVTNLGKNINSVSDDFGLFFTNFPKEGFLSSNREGGVGDDDIYYFQDNTPKPKVVNVFLNVKTLQKTAQGETVLPSARVALYDSTKQTVGGDFSNEQGRLRFRLEPNADFTLIASKNGYFTKSVPYSTVGKTPAQEDLIQDVTNVTLDTTIVLDKLELEKAIVLENIYYDLDKADIRPDAAEELDKLVKILLDNPEIKIELSSHTDSRASDEYNKDLSQRRAQSAVDYIISQGIAEDRLVAKGYGEDQPVIENAQTEEEHQRNRRTEFKVIEIEE, from the coding sequence ATGATGAAAAATTGTTTTCTGAGTTCTCTTTTTATCTTCCTTTTTTTGGTAGGATGTACCAGCCTCCAGCAAAAAGGAGAAAAACAGTTTGCGGCTGGTGAATACCAAATGGCCATTGGCACTTTTTCTAAGGTACTTGCTGACAATCCTGATGACAGTGAGGCAAACTATTATGTTGCGGAAAGCTATCGGCTGTCCAACCGCATCGAAGATGCCCTTCCCTATTACGACAAGCTATTGGAAGAGGAAGGGTCTTTTGATAACTATATGAAGAAGGCAAAAAGCTTGCGCGACCAAGGAGAATATGCCGATGCCGCAGAAGCTTATCAAGAGGCCAAATCACATACCACCAGCGACTCTTTGTTGGCTTTGGCAGCATTGGGAGAAGAAAATATGGCCAAGATCGAGTCCATCACGGATTATTGGCCTTATCATGAACTTCAGAATTATGAATTGCTGAACACTCCTGGGATCGATTATGCCCCCGTGGTCAGTGATGATTTCTTATACTTCACCAGTTCCCGTCGAGCCAGTGGTGTATATCCAGCCACAGGCCAAGGCTATACCAAACTCTATCGTGCAAGGGCCAACGGCGTAAAAGTAGATGTACAAAATGTACAGGCATTGCCTGAATTCAGAAATGAAGAAAACCTCAACCAAGGTGCTATCGCGATCAGTCCTGACGGCAATACCATCATTTATGCCCGGGGCAATAGCCTGAGCAAAAAAGACCTTCCTGAAGTCAATTTGTTTGTCAGCTATTTCAGAGGGGCAGGCTTTACCGACCCGATCTGGATGCCTGTAAATGAAAATGAAACCTATTGGAATTCGACACCCGCTTTTAGTGTCGATGGAGAAGTGCTATATTTTGCCTCAAACAGACCTGGAGGCTATGGTGGCATTGACCTGTACAAAGCCACCAAACTGGCCAATGGGGATTTTGGGAATCCCCAGAACCTTGGCCCGGAAATTAACACTCCCGGAAATGAAATGTTTCCCCGACCCATGGGAGAGCAGTTGTTTTTTGCTTCTGATGGCCACCCAGGATTTGGAAAACTTGACCTCTTTGTGGCTGAGGCAAAAGATGGAAAAACAACGGTTACCAACCTGGGCAAAAACATCAACTCTGTAAGTGATGATTTTGGGCTGTTTTTTACCAATTTCCCCAAAGAGGGATTTCTTAGCTCCAACCGAGAAGGAGGAGTAGGCGATGATGATATTTACTATTTCCAGGACAATACGCCCAAACCAAAGGTGGTCAACGTTTTCCTGAATGTAAAAACCCTGCAAAAAACAGCACAAGGCGAAACAGTGCTTCCTAGTGCCAGAGTAGCCCTTTATGACAGCACCAAACAGACGGTAGGCGGGGACTTCTCCAACGAACAAGGAAGGCTGAGGTTTAGGTTGGAACCAAACGCAGACTTTACCTTGATTGCTTCTAAAAACGGATACTTTACCAAAAGCGTGCCTTACAGCACTGTCGGCAAAACACCCGCTCAAGAAGACCTGATCCAGGATGTCACCAACGTCACCCTGGACACTACCATTGTGCTGGATAAGCTGGAACTGGAAAAGGCCATTGTCTTGGAAAATATCTATTATGACCTGGACAAAGCAGATATCCGTCCCGATGCTGCGGAAGAGCTGGACAAGCTGGTCAAAATCCTTCTGGACAATCCTGAAATCAAAATCGAACTCAGCTCACATACCGATAGCCGAGCCAGTGATGAATACAACAAAGACCTTTCACAGCGCAGGGCCCAATCAGCGGTGGACTATATCATTTCCCAGGGCATTGCGGAGGACAGGTTAGTGGCTAAGGGATATGGCGAAGACCAACCCGTCATCGAAAACGCCCAAACTGAGGAAGAACACCAACGCAACAGACGCACCGAATTTAAGGTCATCGAGATCGAGGAATAA